In Terriglobales bacterium, the sequence ATCAGGACCGGAAGAGTCCTTTCTCCGACAGTGGGCGGCGAAGTACAGAGAGCGGGTGCGGATCATAACCAATGTGCACCATAGCGAGGTGCCGGCATACTTGAATGCTGTCGACATTCTCTGCGCCCCGAGCCAGACTGCGCGGCACTGGCGCGAACAATTTGGCCGTATGCTCATCGAGGCCTTCGCGACTGAAGTAGCCGTAATCGGGAGCGACAGTGGTGAGATTCCGCACGTCATGGGCGATGCGGGGCTCGTCGTCGGCGAGAACGAGGAGGCTGGTTGGGCGCGAGCGATCAGCGAGCTGCTGGATGATCCCGCGCGCCGCGATGAGCTTGCCAAACGAGGATTGCAGCGGGCGCGAGAACTCTTTTCCTGGCCAGTGATTGCACGCCAGCACGTTGAGTTTTTCGAGGAGCTGATGGCGAGCGGATATCCCCATGACAGCGGCCTTCGTTAAGAGCGGCGTTCGTTGACAGTGGGTTTGCCCCACCCTTCGCCTTCTTTTGGCGGGGGTGGGAACCCCATTTCCTTGGATCACCATCTGCCCGGCGCTGGCTGGTATACAATCAGGCCTGGCAATATCGAAGGCCGTCGCTTCTTTTCTTACTCACAGAATTTTCTCAACCGAATCAAGATTCAGCGCATCAGATTTTTTGTCTTTCTCTGCCAGCCCTGGCTGGTGCGAATCTGGTTAGCAGGGCTTCCAAAATCAGAATCAAAGGAGAGGCAGCATATGAGCAGGAGCACTGCGGCTCAACTGGAGGAACGACATCTAGCCGTTCTCGAAACCCCAACTGATCTCAACCACCGCGGCGTCACCGAGATCGCAGCCGCGCTACGGCAGTTATTGGCGGACGTGTTTGCCCTATACATGAAGACCAAGAACTTTCACTGGCACATGAGCGGACCGCACTTCCGCGATTATCACCTGCTGCTGGACGAACACTCCGAGCAGATCTTTGCCATGAGCGATGACATTGCGGAAAGAGCCCGCAAGATCGGGGCCACCACCCTGCATTCCGTCAGTGACATCTCGCGGAATCAGCGGCTCAAAGATAACAACGAAGAATTTGTGACACCCAAAGACATGATGTCTGAGCTTGCCGCCGACAATCAACAGCTCACGCGCTTTTTGCGCTCTGCGCATGAAATTTGCGAAGAGCAGAACGACGTTGCCACGGCTAGCTTGATCGAGGTCTGGATCGATCAAACCGAACGCCGGACCTGGTTCTTGTTCGAAACTGTGCGCAGTGTCTAGAGGCCCCCAAGAGATTCTCCGGGCTTCGCGCATTAACTGCAATTCTCACAGCTACAAGGAAGGAGTGTGTCAATGCCCTATATCACCGTCGGTAAGGAAAACTCCGGCAATATTGACCTTTATTACGAGGACCATGGAACGGGTAAGCCCGTAGTCCTCATCCACGGCTATCCCCTGAGCGGCGCGTCCTGGGAGAAACAACTGCCCGCTCTGTTG encodes:
- a CDS encoding DNA starvation/stationary phase protection protein gives rise to the protein MSRSTAAQLEERHLAVLETPTDLNHRGVTEIAAALRQLLADVFALYMKTKNFHWHMSGPHFRDYHLLLDEHSEQIFAMSDDIAERARKIGATTLHSVSDISRNQRLKDNNEEFVTPKDMMSELAADNQQLTRFLRSAHEICEEQNDVATASLIEVWIDQTERRTWFLFETVRSV